A DNA window from Allokutzneria albata contains the following coding sequences:
- a CDS encoding YdcF family protein yields MEKYSGLAMFCYVVAGLWFVAFLVGFVVDRRRLRNGAYLVIALGFLVASWLLDLAVAAPGTVKAMLVPLLLVSPLLIFGLSVFLMLNGIVMLWREGWRLANLLSLLLGIGILVGTAVGVFAMTVAMTASNPLARVLVGGAAGGLGYIALVFGCFLLYSTLYARVGPRGRADFIVVLGAGLKGDEVPAQLAGRLDKAREVAAASPDATIIVSGGRGPGASVSEARAMADYLIARGVPEERIVLEEKSRTTLQNLLFSGEIMAERRPGYQCVVVTSNYHVLRAAAFARRAGVTGHVVGAPIARYFWPSAFLREFVAILVDHRMKNAALFLLSALFGALAFRF; encoded by the coding sequence GGCGATGTTCTGCTACGTGGTCGCCGGCCTGTGGTTCGTCGCCTTCCTGGTCGGCTTCGTCGTCGACCGCAGGCGGCTGCGCAACGGCGCGTACCTGGTGATCGCGCTGGGCTTCCTCGTGGCGTCGTGGCTGCTCGACCTGGCCGTGGCCGCCCCGGGGACGGTGAAGGCCATGCTGGTCCCGCTGCTGCTGGTCAGCCCGCTGCTCATCTTCGGGCTCTCGGTCTTCCTGATGCTCAACGGGATCGTGATGCTCTGGCGCGAGGGGTGGCGGCTGGCCAACCTGCTCTCCCTGCTCCTGGGCATCGGCATCCTCGTCGGCACCGCGGTCGGGGTGTTCGCGATGACGGTCGCGATGACGGCGAGCAACCCCCTGGCCAGGGTCCTGGTCGGCGGCGCGGCGGGCGGCCTCGGCTACATCGCCCTCGTCTTCGGCTGCTTCCTGCTGTACTCGACCCTCTACGCGCGCGTCGGGCCCCGCGGCCGCGCCGACTTCATCGTGGTCCTCGGCGCGGGCCTGAAGGGGGACGAGGTGCCCGCGCAGCTGGCCGGGCGGCTGGACAAGGCGCGTGAGGTCGCGGCGGCCTCGCCCGACGCGACGATCATCGTCTCCGGCGGGCGGGGGCCCGGTGCCTCGGTGTCGGAGGCGCGCGCGATGGCCGACTACCTCATCGCGCGCGGCGTGCCGGAAGAGCGGATCGTGCTGGAGGAGAAGTCCCGGACCACCTTGCAGAACCTGCTGTTCAGCGGCGAGATCATGGCCGAGCGCAGGCCCGGCTACCAGTGCGTCGTCGTCACCAGCAACTACCACGTGCTCCGCGCCGCGGCCTTCGCCCGGCGGGCCGGGGTGACCGGGCACGTGGTCGGGGCGCCGATCGCCAGGTACTTCTGGCCGAGCGCGTTCCTGCGCGAGTTCGTGGCGATCCTGGTCGACCACCGGATGAAGAACGCCGCGCTGTTCCTGCTGAGCGCCCTGTTCGGCGCGCTCGCGTTCCGGTTCTAG